One genomic window of Fusarium fujikuroi IMI 58289 draft genome, chromosome FFUJ_chr01 includes the following:
- a CDS encoding related to replication factor C protein — protein MPSDIRSFFGPKGGGAPKPAPRKAEELAKSKRTKGRKVVEDSDDDEDEAVEVQKPTTKAAPKRKAKEEETKGVAISADDYFASTKNSKPTSSATPKKSAAKPDIPVRSSPRGKPTASKPATTAKNDKAPATRKSTTSYSRHNADQDSDAYMDDGDDDDEDIFAADAKGGSKRKNDDYEEDESEDEELPKPKRIATRGRPSAAKKEEKEETKPTAKGRKRKSLSEDSEESEEEAPRKKAATAKPKAAAKPRAPRKNDEPEDEEIKDILDNVTTVRAPTPPPKDANAKFDWRKNAFGGGNASAQPAAGAADLPEGADECLTGLSFVFTGVLQTISRDEGQALVKRYGGKVVGQPSSKTSFVVLGEDAGPSKLAKIKSIGIKTIDENGLFELIRKLPAFGGGGKGAQKAQEKKKAEEDKVKKQVAEMEAEEKARKAEAAKAAKKAAAAGGPPVKAAAAPPVQLLTSKYAPTQLGHICGNKAQVEKIQNWLRNWPKHKKYNFQRRGADGMGGERAIIISGPPGIGKTTAAHLAAKLEGYDVLESNASDTRSKKLVENGVSDVMNNTSLLGYFAGDGKDVDATKKKIVLIMDEVDGMSAGDRGGVGALAKFCKKTQVPLILICNERRLPKMKPFDHAAFDIRFNRPTVDQVRSRVMTICHREGLKLPASVVDALIEGSNKDIRQIINMISTAKLDQTSMDFDQSKAMSKAWEKHVILKPWDICQKMLAGGLFTPASKSTLNDKIELYFNDHEFSYLMIQENYLRTKPMALNGKGYNQRELKLKALELFDNAAESISDGDLVDRMIHGPQQHWSLMPAHAVFSTVRPASFIAGQLMGSNFTSWLGNNSKYGRLGRSIREVHSHMRLKSSGDHNEIRQQYLPILWTQLVDRLQKQGNEAVPEVIDLMDSYYLTREDFDAVQELGVGPMDEEHVKIETKTKAAFTRTYNAMSHPVPFMKASSVVAPKAQPKEVPDLEEAVEDDDAEAVEAPEVDEEDDEIDFKKDKYIKKPKAKKVAKKAAKAAGDDEEEDEDKPKRGRTKAKATSAKAKGKK, from the exons ATGCCTTCCGATATCCGGTCTTTCTTTGGACCTAAGGGTGGTGGCGCCCCAAAACCTGCTCCAAGAAAAGCTGAGGAGCTGGCCAAGAGCAAGCGTACAA AGGGAAGAAAAGTCGTCGAAGATagcgacgatgacgaagatgaagcagTAGA AGTGCAAAAGCCTACCACTAAGGCCGCCCCGAAGAGAAAAGCCAA GGAGGAGGAAACTAAGGGCGTGGCTATTTCTGCCGATGATTACTTCGCTTCCACAAAGAACAGCAAGCCTACGAGTTCAGCAACGCCCAAAAAGTCTGCTGCAAAGCCTGATATTCCCGTTCGGTCAAGTCCCCGAGGAAAGCCTACTGCTTCGAAGCCCGCAACAACAGCGAAGAATGACAAAGCTCCTGCCACACGAAAATCAACAACCTCTTACTCACGCCACAATGCCGATCAGGATTCTGATGCTTACATGGATGACggagacgatgacgacgaagataTTTTTGCAGCCGATGCCAAGGGTGGAAGTAAGCGCAAGAACGACGACTACGAGGAGGACGAAtccgaggatgaggaacTTCCTAAGCCAAAGCGAATAGCGACCCGAGGTCGCCCATCcgccgccaagaaggaagagaaagaagagaccaagCCTACAGCAAAAGGCAGAAAGCGAAAATCTTTATCAGAAGACTCAGAAGAGTCGGAAGAAGAGGCTCCACGCAAGAAAGCGGCTACTGCCAAACCTAAAGCCGCAGCCAAACCTCGGGCTCCAAGAAAGAATGATGagcctgaagatgaagagatcaaggataTTCTCGATAACGTGACCACCGTTCGTGCCCCTACACCACCACCCAAAGATGCCAATGCCAAGTTCGATTGGCGAAAGAACGCATTTGGAGGCGGTAATGCATCTGCTCAGCCAGCTGCTGGTGCAGCCGACCTCCCTGAGGGTGCGGATGAATGCTTGACTGGTCTCAGTTTTGTCTTCACGGGTGTTTTGCAGACCATCAGTCGTGATGAGGGCCAAGCTCTTGTCAAGAGGTATGGTGGCAAAGTCGTCGGCCAGCCGAGCAGCAAGACAAGCTTTGTGGTTTTGGGAGAAGACGCTGGGCCAAGTAAGCTGGCAAAGATTAAGTCTATCGGCATCAAGACAATTGACGAGAACGGACTTTTTGAACTGATCCGCAAACTTCCTGCATTTGGAGGTGGCGGCAAAGGAGCACAGAAGgcgcaggagaagaagaaggcagaagaagacaaagtcAAGAAACAAGTCGCAGAGatggaggctgaagagaaggCTCGAAAGGCAGAGGCTGCGAAGGCCGCCAAAAAAGCAGCCGCCGCTGGAGGTCCTCCTGTGAAGGCTGCTGCGGCACCCCCTGTTCAGTTACTGACTTCAAAGTATGCACCCACACAGCTTGGTCATATTTGTGGCAACAAGGCTCAAGTCGAAAAAATCCAAAACTGGCTCAGAAACTGGCCAAAACATAAGAAATACAACTTTCAAAGGAGGGGCGCTGACGGGATGGGCGGCGAGcgcgccatcatcatctctggACCCCCTGGAATCGGCAAGACAACGGCTGCTCACCTAGCTGCGAAACTGGAGGGATATGACGTTTTGGAGAGTAACGCTAGCGACACTCGAAGCAAAAAGCTCGTCGAAAACGGAGTGAGCGATGTGATGAACAACACGTCGCTTCTCGGGTACTTTGCTGGCGATGGCAAAGATGTGGATgcaaccaagaagaagattgttctcatcatggatgaggttgacggTATGTCTGCGGGTGATCGAGGCGGTGTCGGGGCTTTGGCAAAGTTCTGCAAAAAGACACAGGTTCCCTTAATACTCATCTGTAACGAGCGAAGACTGCCCAAGATGAAGCCTTTCGACCATGCAGCTTTCGACATCCGGTTCAATCGCCCAACTGTGGACCAAGTTCGATCTCGCGTCATGACTATTTGCCACAGAGAAGGGCTCAAGCTTCCTGCTTCTGTGGTAGATGCTCTCATCGAGGGAAGCAACAAGGATATTAGgcagatcatcaacatgatTTCCACAGCCAAATTAGACCAGACAAGTATGGACTTCGACCAGAGCAAGGCCATGTCTAAGGCTTGGGAAAAGCACGTCATCCTTAAGCCGTGGGACATCTGTCAAAAGATGCTGGCAGGTGGGTTGTTCACCCCCGCAAGCAAATCGACACTCAATGATAAGATTGAGCTCTATTTCAACGACCACGAGTTCAGCTATCTTATGATACAAGAGAATTATCTCCGAACAAAACCCATGGCGTTAAATGGAAAGGGGTATAACCAACgcgagctcaagctcaaagctCTCGAACTGTTCGACAATGCAGCAGAGAGCATCAGCGACGGAGACCTTGTCGATCGCATGATCCACGGACCCCAGCAACACTGGAGCCTGATGCCCGCACATGCTGTGTTTAGCACGGTCCGGCCCGCCAGCTTTATAGCAGGCCAGCTCATGGGCTCCAACTTCACGTCGTGGCTGGGCAACAATAGCAAGTACGGAAGGTTGGGCAGGTCGATTCGAGAGGTTCACTCTCACATGCGCCTCAAATCTTCTGGCGATCATAACGAGATTCGCCAGCAGTACCTTCCTATCCTCTGGACGCAGCTTGTAGATCGTCTACAGAAGCAGGGCAACGAGGCAGTGCCAGAGGTCATTGATCTGATGGACAGTTACTACTTGACTCGTGAAGATTTCGACGCTGTTCAGGAACTCGGTGTCGGACCGATGGACGAGGAACATGTCAAGAttgagaccaagaccaaagcTGCTTTCACCCGAAC ATACAATGCAATGAGCCACCCAGTTCCCTTCATGAAGGCCAGCAGTGTCGTCGCTCCCAAGGCTCAGCCCAAGGAGGTtcctgatcttgaagaagctgtggaagatgatgatgccgaggCAGTCGAGGCACCCGAagtcgacgaagaagatgacgagatcgatttcaagaaggacaagtatataaaaaaaccgaaagccaagaaggtcgCCAAGAAGGCGGCCAAAGCTGCtggcgacgacgaagaagaagacgaggacaaACCCAAGCGAGGTCGAACCAAGGCCAAAGCTACTAGTGCCAAGGCTAAGGGGAAGAAGTAA
- a CDS encoding probable acetyl-CoA synthetase, with translation MATAVEQPQVPQELRTSAPESLPKSAIPAAVASPAPAPAATETVSLRAEETPASTQETKAPVVAEAHLVDTYHPPQRMFAKHPHRPHLANLEEYKRLYKESITQPEKFWAERARELISWDRDFQTTRSGSLLNADVSYFNEGRLNASYNCVDRHAFKDPDRVAIIYEADEPTEGRNVTYGELLREVSRTAWVLKQMGVRKGDTVAIYLPMIPEAIIALMACVRIGAVHSVIFAGFSSDSLRDRVVDAGCKVVITTDEGKRGGKLIGTKKIVDDALKQCPAVENVLVYKRTGSEIPWTSGRDFWWHEEVEKWPNYFPPEPVASEDPLFLLYTSGSTGKPKGVLHTTAGYLLGAAMTGKYVFDIHEGDRYFCGGDVGWITGHTYVVYAPLMLGVSTVVFEGTPAYPNFSRYWDIIERHNVTQFYVAPTALRLLKRAGDEHVRGKFAHLRVLGSVGEPIAAEIWKWYFEVIGKEECHIVDTYWQTESGSHVLTPLAGITPTKPGSCSLPFFGVEPALIDPVSGEEIHGNDVEGVLTFKQSWPSMARTVWGAHNRYRETYLDVYKGYYFTGDGAARDHEGFYWIRGRVDDVVNVSGHRLSTAEIEAALLEHHSVADAAVVGIADELTGQAVNAFVDLKEGVESSDALRKELIVQVRKSIGPFAAPKAVYVVPDMPKTRSGKIMRRVLRKIVAGEEDQLGDITTLSDPSVVEKIIKAVHDAKRK, from the exons ATGGCAACCGCCGTCGAGCAACCCCAAGTGCCCCAGGAGCTCAGGACTTCGGCTCCCGAGTCTCTTCCTAAGAGTGCTATCCCAGCCGCCGTCGCTTCTCCCGCTCCCGCCCCTGCAGCCACCGAAACTGTCTCATTGAGAGCTGAGGAGACTCCCGCATCCACTCAAGAGACAAAGGCTCCTGTGGTCGCTGAGGCTCATCTCGTCGATACCTATC ACCCTCCTCAGCGCATGTTTGCTA AGCATCCCCACCGGCCCCACCTTGCCA ACCTCGAAGAGTACAAGCGACTTTACAAGGAATCCATCACTCAACCCGAGAAGTTCTGGGCTGAGCGCGCACGCGAGCTCATCTCTTGGGACCGCGACTTCCAGACCACCCGAAGTGGTTCTCTTCTCAATGCCGATGTCTCCTACTTCAACGAGGGCCGTCTGAATGCCTCATACAACTGTGTCGACCGTCATGCTTTCAAGGATCCTGATCGTGTTGCCATCATTTACGAGGCCGACGAGCCTACCGAAGGTCGTAATGTCACCTATGGAGAGCTCCTCCGAGAGGTCTCTCGTACCGCCTGGGTTCTCAAGCAGATGGGCGTCCGCAAGGGCGACACCGTTGCTATCTACCTTCCTATGATTCCCGAGGCCATCATCGCTCTCATGGCCTGTGTCCGTATTGGTGCCGTGCACTCCGTTATCTTTGCTGGTTTCTCTTCCGACTCTCTCCGCGACCGTGTTGTCGACGCCGGCTGCAAGGTTGTCATCACAACTGATGAAGGCAAGCGAGGTGGCAAGTTGATTGGCACGAAGaagattgttgatgacgCTCTCAAGCAATGCCCTGCTGTTGAGAACGTCCTTGTCTATAAGCGTACTGGCTCAGAAATTCCTTGGACCAGTGGCCGTGACTTCTGGTGGcatgaggaggttgagaagtggCCCAACTACTTCCCTCCCGAGCCTGTCGCTTCCGAGGACCCTCTATTCCTCCTTTATACCTCCGGCTCTACTGGCAAGCCTAAGGGTGTCCTGCATACAACCGCTGGGTACCTCCTCGGCGCTGCTATGACCGGAAAGTATGTCTTTGACATCCACGAGGGCGATAGATACTTCTGTGGTGGTGATGTCGGCTGGATTACCGGTCACACCTATGTCGTTTATGCTCCTCTTATGCTCGGTGTATCCACAGTTGTATTCGAGGGTACACCTGCCTACCCCAACTTCTCACGATACTGGGACATCATCGAGAGGCACAACGTTACCCAATTTTACGTTGCTCCCACCGCTTTGAGACTGCTGAAGCGTGCTGGTGACGAGCATGTTCGTGGCAAGTTCGCTCACCTCCGCGTACTGGGCTCGGTCGGCGAACCTATCGCCGCCGAGATCTGGAAGTGGTATTTCGAAGTTATTGGAAAGGAGGAGTGCCACATTGTTGAT ACTTACTGGCAAACCGAGTCTGGTTCTCATGTTCTCACGCCCTTGGCTGGAATTACACCAACCAAGCCAGGCAGTTGTTCTTTGCCCTTCTTTGGGGTCGAGCCCGCTCTCATCGATCCTGTTTCTGGCGAAGAGATTCACGGCAACGATGTCGAGGGTGTGCTGACCTTTAAGCAGTCCTGGCCTAGCATGGCTCGCACCGTGTGGGGAGCTCACAACCGGTACAGAGAGACTTACCTTGATGTCTACAAGGGTTATTACTTCACTGGAGATGGAGCTGCTAGAGATCACGAGGGTTTCTACTGGATTCGGGGTCGCGTTGACGACGTCGTCAATGTTAGCGGCCACCGATTGTCCACTGCGGAGATCGAGGCTGCTCTGTTGGAGCACCACTCTGTTGCTGACGCAGCTGTCGTCGGTATCGCCGATGAGCTTACTGGCCAAGCTGTGAATGCCTTTGTTGATCTCAAGGAGGGCGTTGAATCAAGTGATGCTCTGCGCAAGGAGCTCATTGTCCAAGTGCGCAAAAGCATTGGTCCTTTCGCTGCTCCCAAGGCGGTGTACGTTGTACCTGACATGCCCAAGACGCGAAGTGGCAAGATTATGCGACGAGTATTGAGGAAGATTGTTGCTGGTGAGGAGGACCAGCTCGGAGACATTACTACT CTTTCTGATCCTtcagttgttgagaagattaTCAAGGCTGTTCACGATGCCAAGCGCAAGTGA
- a CDS encoding probable replication factor C 38K chain: protein MALIVDKHRPRSLETLTYHNELSERLRSLAQNGDFPHLLVYGPSGAGKKTRIVATLKELYGPGVEKIKIDARVFQTTSNRKLEFNIVASVYHLEITPSDVGNYDRVVVQDLLKEVAQTQQVDQSAKQKFKVVVINEADHLTRDAQAALRRTMEKYSPNLRLILLANSTANIIAPIRSRTLLVRVAAPTHEEICDVLAVSAKKEGWPVVEGLHKRIAEESGRNLRRALLMYEAVHAQNEKVTDSTAIPPADWEALIGQIAKEILEEHSPARILQVRSKLYDLLTHCIPPTTILKTLAFKLIALIDDGLKGEVIQWAAFYEHRIKTGTKVIFHLEAFVAKFMRIVEMHLMSMDM, encoded by the exons ATGGCACTTATTGTTGACAAGCACCGACCTCGGTCTCTCGAGACCCTCACATATCACAATGAGTTGTCAGAACGTCTTCGCTCTCTT GCCCAGAACGGTGACTTCCCTCACCTACTTGTGTACGGGCCTTCAGGTGCTGGAAAGAAAACCCGAATTGTCGCTACGCTGAAAGAGCTCTACGGTCCAGGTGTAGAGAAGATCAAAATCGATGCTCGAGTATTCCAGACGACTAGCAATCGAAAGCTCGAGTTCAACATTGTCGCCTCCGTCTATCACCTCGAAATCACACCATCCGACGTTGGAAACTACGACAGAGTTGTTGTTCAGGACCTTCTTAAAGAGGTTGCACAAACGCAACAAGTGGATCAATCAGCGAAACAAAAGTTCAAGGTCGTGGTCATCAACGAAGCGGATCACCTGACAAGAGATGCACAAGCAGCTCTGCGACGAACGATGGAAAAGTACTCGCCCAACCTCCGACTAATCCTCTTGGCGAATTCTACTGCCAATATTATTGCTCCGATTCGCTCAAGAACTCTACTGGTCAGAGTAGCGGCCCCAACGCACGAGGAAATATGTGATGTGCTAGCCGTATCAGCGAAGAAAGAGGGTTGGCCCGTCGTGGAGGGTCTTCACAAGCGAATAGCGGAGGAGAGTGGACGAAACCTTCGACGAGCTCTCTTGATGTACGAAGCTGTTCATGCACAAAA TGAGAAAGTCACTGATAGCACAGCCATCCCACCGGCAGATTGGGAGGCCCTTATCGGCCAGATCGCAAAGGAGATCCTTGAAGAACACTCGCCAGCCAGGATCCTGCAGGTACGGTCAAAGCTTTACGATCTCTTGACACACTGCATTCCCCCCACTACTATCCTCAAGACCTTGGCGTTCAAGCTGATTGCCCTCATTGATGATGGGTTGAAAGGTGAAGTTATCCAGTGGGCGGCTTTCTATGAGCATCGCATCAAGACCGGAACCAAAGTTATATTCCATCTGGAGGCTTTCGTAGCGAAGTTCATGAGAATTGTCGAGATGCATTTGATGAGTATGGATATGTAA
- a CDS encoding related to ribosomal protein L16 precursor, mitochondrial: MKLTNTSILLNAFQGLRLCASSPLRQFHTPLRQSLKTLDAIRRPQNVRAFSTTPSMLGNWLEPNLNRKKKMAKGRPRVATGGSTKGTTVIWGDYGLRMTDHHRRISAKQLKMAEDTIKVRLRGQKYRLYKRKNCNVGVYVSGNDMRMGKGKGSFDHWATRMAVSQILFEIRGRLHEQVVRDAFRLAGNKLPGQWEFVKKGEPPMVGITKLDGVTLEELKRPRRHIAPVELLEASSPTTETLVGSTSEASRNP; this comes from the exons ATGAAGCTCACTAACACATCGATATTGCTCAATGCCTTCCAGGGGTTGAGGTTGTGtgcctcttctcctctgcgACAATTTCATACCCCTCTTCGGCAGTCTTTGAAGACACTTGATGCGATTCGACGACCTCAAAATGTTCGAGCCTTTTCGACGACCCCATCAATGTTGGGCAACTGGCTTGAGCCAAACCTGAAccgaaagaagaagatggcaaagGGACGCCCTCGTGTGGCCACAGGTGGTTCGACCAAGGGTACGACAGTGATTTGGGGCGACTATGGTCTACGAATGACGGATCACCACCGAAGAATCAGCGCCAAACAACTGAAGATGGCCGAGGACACCATTAAAGTGCGACTTCGAGGTCAAAAATACCGATTGTATAAGCGAAAGAACTGTAACGTTGGTGTATATGTCAGCGGTAACGAT ATGCGTATGggtaaaggtaaaggttCATTCGATCACTGGGCAACCCGAATGGCTGTTAGCCAGATTCTGTTCGAAATCCGAGGACGACTTCACGAGCAAGTTGTGAGAGATGCTTTCCGTTTGGCTGGTAACAAGCTGCCTG GTCAATGGGAATTCGTTAAGAAGGGAGAGCCTCCCATGGTTGGAATCACCAAGTTGGACGGCGTGACTCTAGAAGAGTTGAAAAGACCTCGACGACACATTGCTCCTGTTGAGCTACTGGAGGCTTCCTCGCCTACAACTGAGACTCTGGTCGGGAGCACTTCTGAAGCTTCCCGCAACCCCTAG